The stretch of DNA TGGTTACATACAAGATAATTCCAAAACCGGCTTTTGCTCTATACGCCGCCATTCCATATTATACGGAGCTCCGTTTTATGCCCTCGCTTTCCTGCTTCCTTGGTTCCCCTGGAAAGATTACTCAGAGGGTGAATGGCTTAGTGGCGTCCACCTCGTGATCGCCCTCTGTATCTTTGATGGCCTGCTTACCTTCGTTTTGCTCGCCCAGTGCGCCCTCTTTGCAGAGATTTCAACCAAGCACGAAAATCGCCTTCAACTCATTAAATACAACCAAGTGGCGTCACTGCTGGGATCGTCCAGCATTCTCTTCTGCGGGCTGGTGTCTGACAACATGGAGGACTTCCCCAGCTTTCAGACGTTCACGGTCATCGTGGCGGTCCTGTCCACGGCCTGCATGTGTTACACCGGGGTGTTTGGTATAAGCCAGTACGAACAGCGGGAGAAGTCACCGGAGATCAGCGGAAAGTCCGAGGCGGCCCTCTCCTGGGCCGCCGTGCTGGCTCTTACCAAACAGATCCTGACCCAAAGGAACTTTCTGCTCTTTGTGTTCATGAACTTTTTTCAAGTTTTTCACGCTACTTTTTGCAGCAACTTCATGATCATATTTGCTGATAACCTCATTCCCAAAGATGAGCTCCCCTCCTTTGCGAGGAGCGTCATGTATGGCGCTGGCTTCATATTTCCACAGGTAGGTTCTACTACGTTCTAAATGACGTTTTGTGGACATTGGGACCAACTTCTCACCCTTTCGTTAGAAAtgagattttaaaggggttgtccatgatttCGATATTGATGGCCTTACCTCAAAATCAGGTGATCAAAATTTAGGAGGATCTGACTCCCAGCATCACACGATCAACTATTGTAATCTCTCCTGACTGTTTTAGCAATTAGGCAACCGTTAACTAACATTTTGTCATTCCTCTGTTACTCTTTCTGGAAATGCATGAACCCGTTGACAACTGGGCATTGCCATTTTTTTTCAGAGAGGCATGTCCGATCAATGCCAAGAGTGTCAGACTGTGTAAGGACACGCCCTGTTGAATGGCGACAACCAGCGGTCAATTTAtgtatacatttccaggaggaataacataggAATAGGACAGTGCAGAGATCTAATACTGTTATTTTATAGGGAATTCCGGTACTTATTAAAACAGATATGTCAGGGGAGccaacaggttccctttacgtTGTATTTTAAAGTCCACATTTTTAACTAAATTGACAACCTCAGTGGGGGGTGTCCCTGTACACTCTGACACTGTGTAaccacacccccccaactggtaacacccaattATCCTTTTAATCCTATACTTGTAGAAGGATTAACAGAGGAACATCACAacgtagagcaggcatcctcaaactgcggccctccagctgttgcaaaactacaactcccagcatgcccgaacagcctacaggtatcagcctacagcagggcattgtgggagttgtagttttacaacagctggagggccgcagtttgaggatgcctgacgtAGGGTATGGGTAGGTTCACACTGATCCAGCCTAGCCAGATCCGGCCATTTACCTCTGGactccattgactgtaatggcatCCGGCCACTTTCTGGCATCAGTGCCGGGTTTCGGCCGTACAGAAACTGAAGCATGCATGTTTTTGTCCATCCAAAAGCTTGCACTCATGCTGGAAAACGGCCAGATCCCGTTATGCTCCGGTGGTGAACGGCGCTATTCGGCTAGGCCGGATCCGGTGAGCTCCGGCTGCCGGATCAGTTAACGGAGGTGTGACCCTACCCTTATGAGAAAAAGACTTCTCAGAATTATTTCATGAGAAATCCAAGCGTTTCCTAAGACATAGATGTGAGGagcggggacaggtcctcttttaatCCCACTTTTAATTTCTCTTTTCAGTTTCTCGTGCTGATCAATCACTCCCTGTTGTCAAGTATCGGTTATTATAAGGTTATCCTCTACGCCTTCTACATAGAAGCCATTTCAGCTGTTCTGATGCTGGTAATAGGACCTCTGCATTACTACATCCTGGCCGTGTTCCTCACCACCAACATGTAAGTAAACCGCTCCCGCTCCTGCTTTCCGTCACTGTCGGGTGTAGCACGGCTTTCATCCTCTCTGTTTTTTCTCAGATGTCATTTGCCTTTAATAAAGGATAAATATTCCTGTATCTGAATAGATGTGGATTATTGTCACTGAATGAAAGACCAGGTTATTTCAGAGCCCGTTCAGTGACGGCTCTCCATGATTGTAAGCCTACAAGTAGTAGAACCTACTGAATACACATCAGGGAGTAGAAGAGTAAATAAGTATAGTAAAAAAATCCATATGACAATTACATTTTTTACAggggttctaaaaaaaaaaaaaaggcgcaaCAAACCCTACAATTATTCTTCCATATAAATGCCAGTAGATGAGCGCCGATCGGTGCTTATTAGAGGCATTttatctgcctgtgtaaatggtctcttaaaggggtattcccatctgagacaatgggggcacaccACTagaatatgtccccattgtctgataggggtGGGTCCCACCGGTGAgaccgcacctatattgagaacggaacaGGGAAAGTgttggctggaggaccctggttTTCCCCggttccggccaccaccaagcgctctccccatagatgtgaatgggagcGAACCGAACGACAAACTAATCCATTATCGCTTGTCCATCGATCGGTCAATGCTTTTACACTAATCGATAATTGATTACGGtactttt from Bufo bufo chromosome 7, aBufBuf1.1, whole genome shotgun sequence encodes:
- the LOC121007783 gene encoding transmembrane protein 180-like, with protein sequence MKLSFGIHRPALAYSMTTLGAGMMNSIFNFYYVKLFLNRYKISEGAFHQAQVVFMIWNAINDPLFGYIQDNSKTGFCSIRRHSILYGAPFYALAFLLPWFPWKDYSEGEWLSGVHLVIALCIFDGLLTFVLLAQCALFAEISTKHENRLQLIKYNQVASLLGSSSILFCGLVSDNMEDFPSFQTFTVIVAVLSTACMCYTGVFGISQYEQREKSPEISGKSEAALSWAAVLALTKQILTQRNFLLFVFMNFFQVFHATFCSNFMIIFADNLIPKDELPSFARSVMYGAGFIFPQFLVLINHSLLSSIGYYKVILYAFYIEAISAVLMLVIGPLHYYILAVFLTTNMVLVQASFSIFNLPLADIVDADLAKYKRKSPLSSMVFGTNALFTKPAQSLAPMFVVIILNQYGYEQLTSKGDQPDPSLFLGLHDAMFYLTCIVPLCIAVIQIIIWKPYSIRTSHVANAN